CTAACCTCCTGAGTTAATGGACATGACACGTAGTTGCTCCTGCTTGCATCGTGTCACGGTAACTATGTTTCCATAAATAGTCCAAATCAAATACGCTTCTTAGATCTTGAACTTCTGTACATAGGATGTAAGTGTCTGAGAAGTTCCCGCAAGTTCGTGGGAATTATCAGCCACATCCTGGCTGCTCTTTGTGATATTGTTAGCCATTTCAACCATATTCTCTGATGTAGCAAGGATTTCATCAGCACTTGCTGCCTGTTCCTCGGAAATAGCGGCAACATTTGTTGCTACGTCGTCAACCTTTTCTATATCAGTTATCATGGCTTCGATCAGGCCATTAGACTCCTGAATATTGTTATAAATGCGGTCAAAAGTATCTACCGCTACACCTATAAGTTCGCTGTTTTCCTTGATATTGTCAGCGCTTTCGTGAGCCTGCTCAACCGCGTCTTCAATCAGTTTATGCACTTCCTCGATAAGATTAGAAATATTCTGGGCACTTTCAGCTGACGTCTGTGCCAGCTTACCAATCTGTGTGGCAACAACAGCAAAGCCCTTACCTGCTTCGCCGGCTCTTGCTGCCTCTATGCTTGCATTAAGTGATAAGAGATTTGTCTCTTCTGCAATTTCACCGATCATGCCAACAATATTAGTGATTTCTTCTGATGCAGTACCAACCTTATTGATTGACTCAACAAGCTTTTCATTGGACTGGGCGATACCTTCCATGGCAACATTTAGTTTCTCCATGTCATCTCTGCCCTTCTGGGATATTCCAACAGTTTCCTTCATGCTCTCATCAGCTTTTTCACTGTTATCTCTGGTATCAGCAACTACCTGAGCAAGGACTGTAGCGTTCTGGGCAATATCATTGACAGCTGTTGCAAGCTGATCTACCGTCTCGTTCAGCTGCTGCATTGCTTCTGCCTGAGATTGTGATGCTTCAAACATTGTTCTTGATACCATGTCAGAATTATCAGATTCGGACTGGAGCTTATCTGATTCTTCGCTGATACTTGCAAGCATCTTTCTCATGCTGTTTACAAAGTCTGATACTTTGCTTCCCATTACACCAATCTCATCATCACTTGATGAATCAACTTCGATCGTAAAGTCGCCTTCAGACATGGCAGAAATATTGTTAGAGATATTTGAAAGAGGTGCAATAACCTTTTTAACAACAAACAGGATCAGAATTGTGATGAGAATTATTGCTACTCCACCAACCACAAAGAGGAGCATTCCAATCTGCGATACTGTACTCATGATAACGTTAGTCGGAATATAGGATACAAGAACCCAATCAGTTCCCTGTACCTCGTCAAAAGCAACAACGTAATCACCTATTTCTTTACTTGTAAGATCACCGCTTGAAATAGATTTAGCTGCGCCTGCCAAAAGAGTATCTGAAGTACTCTCTGAAAGAGTGGTATTAACTATATTAAAATCTCTGTGTGCAAGGATCTTGTAATCATTAGTATCAACAAGGAAGGAGCTTGCCTTGTTCATCTTAACACCGGAGTTAACAATGATACTGATCTTGTTAAGGGAAACGTCAGCACCTATTACCTTAATCTCATCGGAACCATCATCGATGATACCTGTTGCACTTATAACCGTCTCGCCTTCAGCATTTGTATAGGCTGTTCCATAGGCCATCTGAACCCTTGAAATACCCTGCTTATACCATGTGCTTCCAAGAACATCTTTTTCATCTATGTCAGCATCCTTGGCCTTATAGAATCTGCCACTTGCAGTTCCAATATAAAAGCCTTTGGGAGAGTTTGAGTTATAACCATAATATGAATCAAGGAAAGACTCATAATCTGCCTCTTCTATTTTCTGGCTTTCCAAAGTATGCTTGACCGTATTAAAATAGCGCAGGTTCTCATCAAGCCAGGATTCAATATTATCAGACTGGTTGGAAATAGAAGATTCCAAAGTCTCAGTAGCCATCTCTGACATTCTGTTCTTGGATAAAGTAGCAGCTATATTCACAAGAATAAGCACTGTTATAATGACAACAGGTAAGATGTACATTAAGAGCTTGGAACTGATCTTCTTGTTCTTTTTTCGTACAACAGATTCTTTTCCTTTTGCTGATCCATTATTATTCATTTCTACCCTCCGGGAATGATAAAGGTGCATTTTCGCACAAAAATTGCACATTGGAGAAGTAAAAACTCTTCCAATGTGCAATAATTATATCATTATACCGTGAATAATAATCATAATTTCGTATTATTTCACTATTTTTTAAGAATAATTATATCAATTCAAGTGCCAGATATCACGATTGTATTCAGCAATAGTACGGTCTGATGAGAAATATCCAGCCTTGGCAATGTTAGTGAGCATCATCTTCTTCCACTTATCGCGCTTCTCATAATCTGCAAAGATCTCATCCTTCTTGGCAATGTAGCTCTCAAGGTCGATAAGAGTCATGAACCAGTCCTTATTAAGAAGCTCATTGTACAGTCTTTCAAGGTTCTCCTTGTGACCAACCTTGAGGCACTCCTTGCTGACGATGAAATCTACTGCTTCCTTGATAACCTTGCTCTTCTTGTAGTAATCCTTGGATACATAGTCAGCCTTCTTGTAATGCTCAATAACTTCATCAGCCTTAACACCAAAGATGTAGATATTGTCATCACCTACAAGCTCATGGATCTCAACATTAGCACCATCATCTGTACCAAGAGTAACAGCGCCGTTTAACATGAACTTCATGTTACTTGTTCCTGATGCTTCCTTGGATGCAAGTGAAATCTGCTCAGATACGTCACATGCAGGGATAAGCTTCTCAGCATAGCTTACGTTGTAGTTCTCAACCATGATAACCTTCATATACTTGTTAACATCAGGATCATTATTAACGATTTCCTGAAGAACAAGGAGAAGATGAATGATATCCTTGGCAATAACATAAGCAGGGGCAGCCTTGGCTCCAAAGATAAATGTAAGAGGTCTTGAAGGCTTCTTGCCGCCCTTTATCTCCAGATACTTGTGAATGATATAAAGAGCATTCATCTGCTGTCTCTTGTACTCATGAAGTCTCTTAACCTGAATATCAAAAATAGAATCAGGATCAACCTCTACATTCTCATGCTTCTTGAGATAATCTACAAGCTCTTTTTTCTTGCCCATCTTGATAGCCTCAAGCTGGTCAAGAACTTCCTCATCGTTAATGTGATCAAGAAGCTTCTCAAGCTTGTTCGCATCCTTCTTAAATCCATCACCGATTGTCTGTGAAAGGAAATCAGCAAGTGGATGGTTGCAGGACAAAAGCCATCTACGGAATGTTATACCATTAGTCTTATTATTGAACTTCTCTGGATAGATCTTGTAGAAATCATTAAGCTCACTATCCTTGAGAATATCTGTATGAATAGCTGCGACACCATTTATTGAGAATCCGTAGTGGATATCAATAAATGCCATGTGCACCTTCTTGTCCTTGTCAATGATCTGAACCTTAGGGTTCTTGTATTTAGCACGAACTCTCTTATCAAGCTCCTTGATATATGGAACAAGCTGAGGAACAACCTTCTCAAGATACTTAAGAGGCCATGTCTCAAGAGCCTCAGCAAGGATTGTGTGGTTAGTATAAGCACATGTCTTGCTG
The sequence above is a segment of the Butyrivibrio proteoclasticus B316 genome. Coding sequences within it:
- a CDS encoding glycogen/starch/alpha-glucan phosphorylase; translation: MSKHTNMQRDVLVLNLEEQLEGIAEEKYGKSLKECTDRETYFVLLDMTTRLMNVAEVYNGEKKVYYISMEFLIGKLLSNNLINLRVYDRVKAILEKNGKDLAVIEECEPEPSLGNGGLGRLAACFLDSIATLGLAGEGIGLNYHFGLFKQVFKDHLQNAEKNDWIEEQSWLEKTDTTFEVSFGDKKVVSRLYNMDVVGYDTGVNKLRLFDIESIDESLVKKGIDFDKTKIDKNLTLFLYPDDSDEAGNLLRIYQEYFLVSNAAQLILREQKERQYDLHELNNHAVIQINDTHPTMIIPELIRILVEEKAFSMDDAIDVVSKTCAYTNHTILAEALETWPLKYLEKVVPQLVPYIKELDKRVRAKYKNPKVQIIDKDKKVHMAFIDIHYGFSINGVAAIHTDILKDSELNDFYKIYPEKFNNKTNGITFRRWLLSCNHPLADFLSQTIGDGFKKDANKLEKLLDHINDEEVLDQLEAIKMGKKKELVDYLKKHENVEVDPDSIFDIQVKRLHEYKRQQMNALYIIHKYLEIKGGKKPSRPLTFIFGAKAAPAYVIAKDIIHLLLVLQEIVNNDPDVNKYMKVIMVENYNVSYAEKLIPACDVSEQISLASKEASGTSNMKFMLNGAVTLGTDDGANVEIHELVGDDNIYIFGVKADEVIEHYKKADYVSKDYYKKSKVIKEAVDFIVSKECLKVGHKENLERLYNELLNKDWFMTLIDLESYIAKKDEIFADYEKRDKWKKMMLTNIAKAGYFSSDRTIAEYNRDIWHLN
- a CDS encoding methyl-accepting chemotaxis protein, whose amino-acid sequence is MNNNGSAKGKESVVRKKNKKISSKLLMYILPVVIITVLILVNIAATLSKNRMSEMATETLESSISNQSDNIESWLDENLRYFNTVKHTLESQKIEEADYESFLDSYYGYNSNSPKGFYIGTASGRFYKAKDADIDEKDVLGSTWYKQGISRVQMAYGTAYTNAEGETVISATGIIDDGSDEIKVIGADVSLNKISIIVNSGVKMNKASSFLVDTNDYKILAHRDFNIVNTTLSESTSDTLLAGAAKSISSGDLTSKEIGDYVVAFDEVQGTDWVLVSYIPTNVIMSTVSQIGMLLFVVGGVAIILITILILFVVKKVIAPLSNISNNISAMSEGDFTIEVDSSSDDEIGVMGSKVSDFVNSMRKMLASISEESDKLQSESDNSDMVSRTMFEASQSQAEAMQQLNETVDQLATAVNDIAQNATVLAQVVADTRDNSEKADESMKETVGISQKGRDDMEKLNVAMEGIAQSNEKLVESINKVGTASEEITNIVGMIGEIAEETNLLSLNASIEAARAGEAGKGFAVVATQIGKLAQTSAESAQNISNLIEEVHKLIEDAVEQAHESADNIKENSELIGVAVDTFDRIYNNIQESNGLIEAMITDIEKVDDVATNVAAISEEQAASADEILATSENMVEMANNITKSSQDVADNSHELAGTSQTLTSYVQKFKI